The DNA window GAAATCCGTCTACCAGCCGACGCTTTTTGACAGCGAAAAAAGCGAGTACACGCGCAAGGACGGCATAACCAATTTCATTCTGGAACGCTGCCGGGCAAGCTACGGGCCGAAGGTCAGCAAGGAAGACATTTTCTATTATGTCTATAGCCTGCTGCATTCGCCGGACTACCGCCGGACGTTTGCCGCAGACTTGAAGAAGATGCTGCCGCGCCTGCCGCTGGTGGAGAAGCCTGCGGACTTCTGGGCGTTCAGCAAGGCGGGGCGCGCGCTGGCGGAACTGCATCTGAATTATGAGACGCAGCCCCCGCACCCGGACGTGGTTGTTACCGGCGCGGAACAGGGCAAGTTCCGCGTGGAGAAGATGCGCTTCCCGGACAAGCAGGACAAGACGACCATCGAGTATAACCCGTGGATAACGATCTCGCATATCCCGCAGGAAGCCTGCGAATATGTAGTGAATGGCCGAACCGCTGTGGAATGGATTATGGAGCGCTACCAGATCAAAATGGACAAGGCCAGCGGCATCACCAACGACCCCAACGACTGGGCCACAGAACAGGGCAAGCCGAGGTACATCCTCGACTTGCTCCTGAGCGTGATAACCGTCAGCGTGGAGACGGTGAAACTGGTTAAAAGTTTGCCAAGTCTTTCCTTAGGAAATGGGCTGTAACAGTATAACAAAGTTTGATATCATTTCAGTAGGAGTCTATCATGTTTTTATCGCAAATGACTTTGAAAAATTTCAGAAAATATACTAATCTTACTATTAACTTTCATAAAGGATTAAATGCCTTGGTAGGAGAGAATGATTCCGGAAAAAGTACAATTATCGACGCCATCAAAATAGTACTCTCCACTCAGAGTGACGACTACATTGCAATTACCGAGGACGATTTTTTTACTGATAATGATGGGAAAAGTGCTACAGAATTCTCAATCAGCTGCACAATTGAAAATTTCGAAGCAGAAGAAGCAAAAAACTTCATTGAATTTGCAACAGTTGAAAAAGAAGAAAATAATTCTTCTACTAATTTTAAGTTGTTCTTATTCTTCAGAGCATATAAGGAAGGAAATAGGATATATAGAGAATTAAATACTGGAGACAGAGATAGAGGGAATGTTCTTAACGGTAAAGCGAAAGAATTGCTTAAATGTGTATATTTGAAACCGCTACGTGATGCCGAACGTGAAATGTGTCGTGGACGAAACTCAAGAATTTCACAAATTTTATATAGCCATCCACACTTTTCCAATAAAGAAAGTAATGAGTTAGTAGAAATAATAAAAAAAGCTAACAATGAAATTCAACAGTATTTTATTGATAAAGATGGAAAAATAATTTTAGAAAACATCAGAGAAACATTACAAGAATTTATTGATAAAAATGCTTCTAATAGTGCTTCTATTGAAGCCTCTAGAACTACACTCAAACAAATCCTTGAAAGTTTGTCTCTTATTGCCCCCGAAAGGAGCCCAGGCTTGGGAGTCTATAACTTACTCTTTATTGCAGCAGAACTATTACTGCTCAATTCTAATGCGAATGACAGCTTAAAACTAGCCCTAATCGAGGAACTCGAAGCCCATTTACATCCTCAAGCTCAACTACGACTAATGAATTATCTGCAAAAGAAGTATAACGATTCAGGTGTTCAGCTTATAATATCAACGCATAGTCCGACACTGGCATCTAAAATCAATACGAAAAACATCATATTAATTAAAGGAAATGCTGCATATGAGTTAACACCAGACAAAACAGCTCTCAATAAGGGCGATTATCTATTCTTGCAAAGATTCCTTGATGCAACTAAAGCGAATTTCTTCTTTGCTAAAGGCATTATCATGGTTGAAGGAGATGCAGAAGCATTATTAATCCCGGCTTTAGCAGATATTTTAGATTTAAATCTAGAAAAGCATGGAGTATCTCTTGTTAATGTTGGGAATATTGCTTTCTTTCGATATTCAAAAATTTTTCTTAGATCACAAGGAGATACACTCCCAATTCCTGTATCAATTATCACAGATTGTGATATTAAACCAGAAGAAAAAGATGGCGTCTTTAACACCTATAATACTGAAACAGAAAGAAAGATCGAAAGCATCAAGCAAAGATACAACAACAAAAATGTTCAAGCATTTGTTGCACCAAAATGGACTCTTGAGTATTCTATTGGACTTAGCAGTTTAAAAGATATGTTGTTTGAATCTATTTTACAAGCAGAAAAAATAGAAAACAGCGACAAGTATGCTCTAACTGACTCAAAAATAAAATCTGTTCATACTGAATTTCAAGAAGAACAAACTGCATGGAAAAGTATCTCTCCTGAGAAAGTCGCTTATAAATACTATCACGATATCATGCTCGAAAAACAAATATCAAAAGCTGTTGTAGCACAGTGCCTAGCTAGTAATTTAAGATGGAGCCTTATTGATGAAACAAAAGGATTAACAAAAGAAAAGATGTTTGATTTAGATTTGTATCAGATAAGTATCAATGAGGATAAAAGGAAAGCTCTTGCTGAGCAGCTAGAGAGAGATATCTACCTGAAATACATCGTTGATGCAATCAAACACGCAGCTGGCGTAAAATAGGGCAGAGATTATGTATACAATATCTGATTTTTCTTCGTTGGAAAAATTACTCTTACCTCCCGGTTGTACGTTTTCACATGACGCAAAAACTGTAATCAACTGCTGGGAAAGTAAAGATATTTTGGCATGCCCTGGTAGTGGAAAAACAACTGTTCTGATCGGAAAACTAAAAATACTTACGGATCGACTGCCACTACCTAATGGTCAAGGAATCTGCGTATTATCTCATACTAATGTTGCAGTTAATGAAATTAAAAACAAATTTGGAGGCTCTGCCCATAAACTACTATCATACCCTAATTTTATAGGGACAATTCAATCATTCATTGATAAATATATATTATTCCCCTTTCTCAGATGTAGAATCCCTAACCCCATACAATTAACAAGTGATGAAGATTATGCACAATGTTTAAACAACGCAATAAGAAAAACGTATCCCGATACATATAATTCTCTTATTATAAAATGCCGCCATAGTCGAAAATATAATACAGCCGTGGACATTATTAAAGATATCGCTTTTGATGCTGAGGGAAATATTTTAATAGAAAACTCTTCTTCAAAAAAGATATATAAAAAAGATACTATTCACGCTCAAAATTTAAATAATGCAAAACAATCATTATTTAACGATGGTGTTATTAGGTATCGTGATACATATCTTTACACAGAAGAAATAATAAGAGAAAATGGCATCTTACTACGGGATATTTTATCCCGACGGTTTGCTTTTGTTTTCATTGATGAATATCAAGATTGTTCAAGTATACAAAGACAAATTTTTGAACAACTTTTTTCCAATACGAAGACTATTTTCCAAAAAATTGGTGATACCAATCAAACAATCTACAGCGATGTGAGAAAGGATGATCCTTATTGGGAGGCGAGTCCTAATCATTTATCTATTGCTCACACTCACAGATTTAGTCAAGAAATTGCTAATCTAGTAACACAACTCCAACCAGAACAGAAAATATTATCTATAAGAGGGTATTGTAGCATAAGACCGACGCTATTAGTATATGAAGATATTACAAAAGTACTGCCTTCCTTTATCGAAGCAATAAAAAATAACGATTTAATAAAAAAGGATGGAATATATAAAGCTATTGGAATATGTAAAAATGTTAAAGGACTAAAAATTAGTGATTATTGGCCGCAATTCAGAGAAACAAATAAACTAGCGCTTGAAAACAGTTATCAATATTATATTGTAAACATCATGAACGAATTAAATTCTGGTAGAGCATATATAGTAGAGAGGCTTGTTAGAAAACTAATATGTAAAATGTTACACTTTACAAATAGAAGATACAATAAAGATAAATATCATACAACAAAGACGCTTAAACGTTTCCTTGAAGAAACATGTGAACGAGAGTATAAAACACATATGTTTAATTTGATAACCATAAACACAATTACATATGAAAATATAAAAGAAAAAATAGATAAAATTATTTTTTATATATTAGGAGACAATATCTTTCAAGAAATCCCCAATTTTTTCATGGAAAAGAATATCATTGATAATCCTGTTGCAACAAATAATATCTATGAATCAGAAGAATATGGAATAAAAATTCAATTTGATACTGTACATGGTGTAAAGGGTGAAACTCATGATGCCACTCTGTATTTAGAAACAGAAAATCAAAAAAGGTCAGATATCATACGAACAATAAAGCTACTTTATAAGCAAGATCAGTGCAAAAGCAGTCTATATAAAAAAGATAGAAATTGTGTATATGTTGGCTTCTCTCGTCCAAGAGACTTATTATGCCTAGCCATACGACATAGCACATATAAAACTTACAAAGATTTCTTTTCAGAATGGGACATAAAACATATCGGCTAAAACATTGTACTACATAAATTAGTATACCATTGAAAGGTATAAGCATAACCCAACAATCATAAATAAAAACATTACGGCACAACTCTTTTTCCAAGCATCATCTTCATCAATAAAGAGCCGTGCGGTAATTACAAAAAGATAGATACCTGCAACGAAGCTCAAGCCTCCGATCAGGATGCCGGACGGCATATTCAAAAGAGCAGCAGGCGGGAGAGACTGGCCGGAGCCGATACAGAAGCCAGCCCAAAGCATCAGACTGCCAAAGACAAGAAGGCATATCAGGGCCGCAATGCCCAAAGGCACAAGGGTTGCATAGTGAATCTTGCCGGATAACCGTTCTGCCTGTTCCACGACGCTTTCGGTCAGGCGTGCCTGTGCGGCTGCTGTTTCGCTGGCGGCAGCTGCGCTGATACCGTCCATGATTTCCCGTGATGCGTCAGCAATCCTGTCCGGCAGGGCTTCGTAAAAAATTCTTTGGTACTCCAGAGCTGCCAAAAGCGACCAGAGAGCGTCGTCATCCCGCAAATGCAGCTGCCTGCCGATCTCCCGCAGGCGGGCGGATTCCTGTTCGGTAAACTTGCGCCCAAGGGCCTCCTCCAGATTAATAATGGCATCCATGCTCATGCGTTTTCTCCCAGAACCTGCGTAAACAGGGAAGCACACAGAGAGCGCCAGCGCTGCACTTCGGCGCGTGTCCCAAAGGGCATTTCCGCGCACGCTGCACGCAGGGACATCCGCCTGGAATAAAGCCAGTCGGCTACACGGTTGGCAACAGCCGGGAAATCCAGCGTACCGCCCTTTCTTTCCACGGCTTCACGCGCTTTTGAGGCGTTATAAAGGTCAAAACGCTGCGCCTCCCCAAAGTACAGATTACGACAGACATAAATCCGCACGTCGGCAAAGACTTCCTGAAAGGAATGCAGCAGTTCTATGGAATCCCGGTGGCGGTTGATAATCCAGAAAACACACAGTTCACGCGCCATATCCTGCAAGGCCGCCTTCATGATTTCGCCATAACTGTTCGTGCTGGTCTTGGTACGGGCTGCCGCATTGATGACGACGGCGTATTCCGGGAATTTCTGCACCATGTCGAGAAGATCCGCCCAGCCGTCAGCATCATCGAGACTGTTCATGCGGCAATGCAGATTGGGCAGCTCCAGAGAGCTGTGCGCCTTGTAGACATCAGGATTGTCGGTGTCTGTATCCACCAGCAGGACGTTGACTTCCCTGTTGAGCAGGTAGTCCACCAGCGCAAAGGAAAAAAGGCTTTTGCCCACGCCGCCCTTGCTGCCGCCAACATAAAAGACACTGTTCTGAATAGTCATTGCTACAACTCCGAATCCGGTATGTCCGGGGTATAATAAGAAGGCGTCTCTGCCGATGCCGGAGCGGCGTCTGCCGGGGCAGAAGCCGTATCCCGCGCTTTTGAGGGAGAGGAAGCCCGCTTGCGCGTTGTTTCCCCTTTGGGAAGCAACCTTGCCCGAATGACTGGCGGTGGAATGCTGACATTGCCGTCGGCCATGATCTCGGACAATTCCCTTACGGTATAGCCCTTTTCCAAAGCCTTGCGTATTTGGACGTCGAGCAGCTCAACGGCTTCTTCCCTTGTCTTGCCAAGGTTCTTGTCCGGCAGGTCATCCAGCGTTTTCTGCATGGCCTTGATGTCTTTCATTGCAATGCGCTTGAACTTTCCCATGCGTCCGCCTCATCGCATCCGTATGCGCGGGCTGCTGCGCTCCCGCTCCTGCGCTATGCGCCGTTTTTCAATCTCAGCAACAAGGTCTGCAAGTTGCTGTACACCGCTTCGACATCGCTGAACAATTTTTTCAAACTGCGCACTTCCGCCACAAGAAGCATCTGGCGCTCCTCCAGCTCTTCCAGACGTGTGCCGCACTCCTTCAGCCGCGTCTCGTAATTTTCCTCCAGACGTTTCAGCGCCTGAAGCAGCATCTGCTCTGTTTCGCTCATGGCAAACTTCCTTCTGTTTTTCCGGCAAATGCAGGGAAACGGCTGGTCTTACCTCTTTCCATTTCAGCGGATAACGCTTCCTGTTCTGCCGTGTGCGTTTTGCCAGAACGCGCCCCAGTTCGGCCTCAAGGCGGGCGATGGTATGCGCCGCCTGTTCCGGTACATGAGCCCAGCCTTCCCTGTCCGCAGCTTTCCAGTCCTGAGAAAACATGCCGCCCTTCAGACGCAGTTTCATGCCCGTTTCCGGTTCGATGACGCTGACGTATTCCTTGCCCTGACGGTTGATAGTCAATCCCAGCTCTTTCAGCGCCTTCAGAATGTCCGTGCGTTCCCTGATCTCTCCCGCTGCTCTCCTTTCCCCAAGGTGGGCCAGAATGGCGTCTCTTACCTTGTCGCGTTCTCCTGCCCGGAGTTCCTTTCCCCATCTGGCCAGACGCGCCCTGAACAAATCAGCCTTTTTCGGCAGAACCTCCCGGCGTCTGGCAGGATCATCCGGGCGGGCCCAGCCTTCACGCCAGTTGAACAGGTCTCGAAAAACATCAAAGTCCTTCTGCCAGCCGGGCGGACAGGCGTTAAAATCCTTTCCGCTGGAAAGTTCCAGACGCGGAATCAGAAAATGCAGCTCATGATGCCCCGCATGGGTATGGCGAACCCAGAGAATATTGCGCTGATCTTCTTCAAGCCCGGCAAAGGCCACATGTTCAAAAGCATCCATCACGGCGTTTTCCTGCTGCTCACTGACGCAGTCATCAGGATGCCATGCCAGTACGCCGGACGTGAATTTCCATCGCCGCTCTATGCTGTCGATAAGCGCACGGGTCATGGCAGGATCGCCGCGCAATACCTGCGGGGGGCGTGTGTCTCTTCCCGGATAATCCGTGCGCACAAGATAGCGGCTGGGCTTGTCTCCTGATCCGGTTCCATGCGGAAATACCTTCATCATCATGACGCCTCCCCCGTACTGCTATCCTCCGGGGCTGCCGTGGCAAACTCTCTGACATGCCTTTCAAGCTCCTTCAGGGCCAGCAGGACTTCCACGGCCTCAGCTGCCTGCTTGTAAGTATTGGCCCAGCGTGCAAGCTGATTGATATTAACGCCAATACGCGCCAGCTCACGCACTCGGCGTCTTTCTTCGGGAGTTCTTCGCAGTCGTATGCCAAGGCAGGTCTGCCGCACATAATCCGACATGCTCATGCCATGCAGCCCGGCATTGAAGCGAAGAATGTCGCGTTCCTCCGGGTAAAGGCGTATGATAACAGCCGCAGTGCGAACCGGTTTGACGCGCTTCATCGCCTTGCCTGCCTTTTGCCTTTTAGGGGTTCGAAGGGGCAGCGCCCCTCGCCAGCCGTGAAGTATGACGCGAAGCGTCTATACGAAACGTAGGCTGGCCCTCGGAAATACCGCCGGACAAATACGCAGACATGAGCAGAGGAACAACATGGTGACGGATCAGCATCCGGGTAATATCGGGAACGCATATGCCGCATAACCGGATCGCATGTGGCACGCGACATGATGACAGGAAGCGTTTGCCGGATCGGTATGACTCCGATAACGGATTCGCTTTCTGCCGCAGACGGATCACTATCCGTCTTCCGGGAAGTCAGTATCCGCCTATGCCAGAGACAGGCACCGGGCATATACGGGCCTTTTTCTGGGGCGGTATTCCATGAACAGGCAGCAGGTAACGCCTGCTGTTGCTGCCCGGTATCCTGCGTACCGCTGTTCTTTATGTGCCCACTGCAAAGAACGTCTGCGCAGCTTTCCTGAAATGTATGTGCGGCCTTGCTGGTATGTGGACTTCCTTTGACAGAGCCCCCGCCGGAGGCTTCCTCGTCCGTCGCCCGCATGTATTTTTTGCCGGAAGCAAGGGCATAAGCGTCAAGGCCCGCGAAGCGGCCCGCAAGGGCCTGGCCTTGACGCGCTGCCCGCTTTCGGCAGATTTGCGGGAGTGACGGACGACGAGCCGGGAACAGGGTCATGCCTATTCTTCTTCCTTTTGCGAAGAGGAGAGCTTGTCCAGCAGGGCATAAATATCCGCTGCTTTCCAAACAGCGGTACGCGGGCCGAGTTTGATAGGCTTGGGGTAGCGTCCGCTCTTGCATCCCGCCCACCATGCACTGCGGCTGATGGGGATGAGTTCCAGAATCTGGCGCAATCGCAACAGGCCTTTAGTGTGCTCAGGTGTCGGCATAATTTCCCCTCCTCGGTATTTTGCGCAGCATATCATGCCTTTTCCGGCGTTCCCGTTTTTTCTCCTGATTGCGCCATTGCATATGTCCCATATTGTCCCATGAAATACCTGTTATATTCTCAAAAATATATTTTTTATCTTGACAACTTTTTGAAATTCTTTGCACAGCAGTAAAACTTTTTGGAATAATTAGTTTTCTTATTTTTCTTGTTCCCCATGCTTTCCTTGTCTATATTCGGGTCTCATAGACATAAAAATATCCGGGAAAGCCTCTTGCGTACTGTGTATACTTTTGGACTTTTTGATACATATAAAGGCCGGTGCGTGCCTCTGAGGGGCATACACCGGCCTTGCCGTTTTCTGTCCGGGAAAGACAATACTCAATCCAGAGGAACTGCCTGTTCCTCACAAGCCGGGGAAGGAGCCTGCCTTATCAGGGCTGCAATGTCTGTACTTCTCCATGCCGTCGTGCGCGGCCCCAGCTTGACGGGCTTGGGAAACCTGCCATCCCTGCATCCACGCCACCATGCGCTTTTGCTTACAGGGATCAGTTCAAGAACCTGCG is part of the Desulfovibrio porci genome and encodes:
- a CDS encoding helix-turn-helix transcriptional regulator, whose amino-acid sequence is MTYPAGDSLLRLPQVLELIPVSKSAWWRGCRDGRFPKPVKLGPRTTAWRSTDIAALIRQAPSPACEEQAVPLD
- a CDS encoding nucleotide-binding protein; the encoded protein is MTIQNSVFYVGGSKGGVGKSLFSFALVDYLLNREVNVLLVDTDTDNPDVYKAHSSLELPNLHCRMNSLDDADGWADLLDMVQKFPEYAVVINAAARTKTSTNSYGEIMKAALQDMARELCVFWIINRHRDSIELLHSFQEVFADVRIYVCRNLYFGEAQRFDLYNASKAREAVERKGGTLDFPAVANRVADWLYSRRMSLRAACAEMPFGTRAEVQRWRSLCASLFTQVLGENA
- a CDS encoding ATP-dependent nuclease; the protein is MFLSQMTLKNFRKYTNLTINFHKGLNALVGENDSGKSTIIDAIKIVLSTQSDDYIAITEDDFFTDNDGKSATEFSISCTIENFEAEEAKNFIEFATVEKEENNSSTNFKLFLFFRAYKEGNRIYRELNTGDRDRGNVLNGKAKELLKCVYLKPLRDAEREMCRGRNSRISQILYSHPHFSNKESNELVEIIKKANNEIQQYFIDKDGKIILENIRETLQEFIDKNASNSASIEASRTTLKQILESLSLIAPERSPGLGVYNLLFIAAELLLLNSNANDSLKLALIEELEAHLHPQAQLRLMNYLQKKYNDSGVQLIISTHSPTLASKINTKNIILIKGNAAYELTPDKTALNKGDYLFLQRFLDATKANFFFAKGIIMVEGDAEALLIPALADILDLNLEKHGVSLVNVGNIAFFRYSKIFLRSQGDTLPIPVSIITDCDIKPEEKDGVFNTYNTETERKIESIKQRYNNKNVQAFVAPKWTLEYSIGLSSLKDMLFESILQAEKIENSDKYALTDSKIKSVHTEFQEEQTAWKSISPEKVAYKYYHDIMLEKQISKAVVAQCLASNLRWSLIDETKGLTKEKMFDLDLYQISINEDKRKALAEQLERDIYLKYIVDAIKHAAGVK
- a CDS encoding relaxase family protein, whose product is MMMKVFPHGTGSGDKPSRYLVRTDYPGRDTRPPQVLRGDPAMTRALIDSIERRWKFTSGVLAWHPDDCVSEQQENAVMDAFEHVAFAGLEEDQRNILWVRHTHAGHHELHFLIPRLELSSGKDFNACPPGWQKDFDVFRDLFNWREGWARPDDPARRREVLPKKADLFRARLARWGKELRAGERDKVRDAILAHLGERRAAGEIRERTDILKALKELGLTINRQGKEYVSVIEPETGMKLRLKGGMFSQDWKAADREGWAHVPEQAAHTIARLEAELGRVLAKRTRQNRKRYPLKWKEVRPAVSLHLPEKQKEVCHERNRADAASGAETSGGKLRDAAEGVRHTSGRAGGAPDASCGGSAQFEKIVQRCRSGVQQLADLVAEIEKRRIAQERERSSPRIRMR
- a CDS encoding plasmid mobilization protein; protein product: MKRVKPVRTAAVIIRLYPEERDILRFNAGLHGMSMSDYVRQTCLGIRLRRTPEERRRVRELARIGVNINQLARWANTYKQAAEAVEVLLALKELERHVREFATAAPEDSSTGEAS
- a CDS encoding UvrD-helicase domain-containing protein, with translation MYTISDFSSLEKLLLPPGCTFSHDAKTVINCWESKDILACPGSGKTTVLIGKLKILTDRLPLPNGQGICVLSHTNVAVNEIKNKFGGSAHKLLSYPNFIGTIQSFIDKYILFPFLRCRIPNPIQLTSDEDYAQCLNNAIRKTYPDTYNSLIIKCRHSRKYNTAVDIIKDIAFDAEGNILIENSSSKKIYKKDTIHAQNLNNAKQSLFNDGVIRYRDTYLYTEEIIRENGILLRDILSRRFAFVFIDEYQDCSSIQRQIFEQLFSNTKTIFQKIGDTNQTIYSDVRKDDPYWEASPNHLSIAHTHRFSQEIANLVTQLQPEQKILSIRGYCSIRPTLLVYEDITKVLPSFIEAIKNNDLIKKDGIYKAIGICKNVKGLKISDYWPQFRETNKLALENSYQYYIVNIMNELNSGRAYIVERLVRKLICKMLHFTNRRYNKDKYHTTKTLKRFLEETCEREYKTHMFNLITINTITYENIKEKIDKIIFYILGDNIFQEIPNFFMEKNIIDNPVATNNIYESEEYGIKIQFDTVHGVKGETHDATLYLETENQKRSDIIRTIKLLYKQDQCKSSLYKKDRNCVYVGFSRPRDLLCLAIRHSTYKTYKDFFSEWDIKHIG
- a CDS encoding helix-turn-helix transcriptional regulator encodes the protein MPTPEHTKGLLRLRQILELIPISRSAWWAGCKSGRYPKPIKLGPRTAVWKAADIYALLDKLSSSQKEEE